The following proteins are encoded in a genomic region of Serinus canaria isolate serCan28SL12 chromosome 15, serCan2020, whole genome shotgun sequence:
- the KMT5A gene encoding N-lysine methyltransferase KMT5A isoform X2: protein MAACANQRLERNVWQEVKPMGLPGVTRRLPAERLAAPGTPRGQSGPPGAGAPGRGVAAAAAMAGGKNMPKTRAGGVEKASPESAERKGPSRPRAGGENVFIGQSKIYSYLNPNKAPGARPPLQEENSVMYHEVKCQGKTLKETYRKGAGKKNGGKIVEGAVKSEDQKDKEGGCNPSVPSSDQNQETVETQKTPLPADSAEEANAKPAQKKMVKAKRGPRKKTQGRTPNRKVTDYYPVRRSSRKSKSELETEERRKIDELITSGKEEGMKIDYIDGKGRGVIATKHFNRGEFVVEYHGDLIEITDAKKREAVYAQDPSTGCYMYYFQYLSKTYCVDATKETNRLGRLINHSKCGNCQTKLHDIDGVPHLILIASRDIKAECLCSGHAVTASPAAVL, encoded by the exons ATGGCGGCTTGCGCCAATCAGAGGCTTGAGCGCAATGTTTGGCAGGAGGTTAAACCAATGGGGTTGCCAGGGGTAACGCGGCGTCTCCCTGCGGAGCGGTTGGCAGCGCCGGGGACTCCACGGGGACAGTCGGGGCCGCCCGGCGCGGGGGCTCCGGGGCGCGGGgtggccgccgccgccgccatggccGGAG GGAAGAACATGCCCAAGACCAGGGCGGGCGGCGTGGAGAAGGCAAGCCCCGAGAGCGCCGAGAGGAAGGGCCCTAGCCGCCCCCGGGCCGGCGGG GAGAATGTGTTTATTGGTCAGTCCAAAATCTACAGCTACCTGAATCCAAACAAAGCTCCTGGTGCTCGCCCCCCGCTTCAAGAAGAAAACTCTGTCATGTATCACGAGGTGAAATGTCAGGGCAAAACACTAAAGGAAACCTACAGGAAAGGAGCTG GAAAAAAGAATGGTGGCAAAATAGTTGAAGGTGCTGTTAAATCAGAAGACCAGAAGGATAAGGAAGGTGGGTGCAATCCTTCAGTGCCCTCCTCTGATCAAAACCAAGAAACTGTGGAAACCCAAAAGACTCCCCTGCCTGCAGACAGTGCTGAGGAGGCCAATGCAAAGCCAGCTCAGAAGAAGATGGTTAAAGCAAAACGAGGACCAAGGAAAAA AACACAAGGAAGAACACCAAACCGAAAAGTGACCGATTATTATCCTGTTAGAAGAAGTTCCAGGAAGAGTAAATCTGAATTGGAG ActgaggaaaggaggaaaatagaTGAGCTGATTACAAGtgggaaagaagaaggaatgAAG ATTGATTATATTGATGGCAAAGGGAGAGGAGTAATTGCTACTAAACATTTTAATCGAGGAGAATTTGTGGTTGAATATCATGGGGATCTCATTGAGATCACTGATGCCAAGAAACGAGAGGCTGTGTATGCTCAAGACCCATCCACAGGCTGCTACATGTACTATTTCCAGTACCTCAGCAAAACCTACTG TGTCGATGCTACGAAAGAAACGAATCGTCTGGGAAGGCTCATTAATCACAGCAAGTGTGGCAATTGTCAGACCAAGCTCCATGACATCGATGGTGTGCCTCATCTCATCCTCATAGCTTCCAGGGACATTAAGGCAG
- the KMT5A gene encoding N-lysine methyltransferase KMT5A isoform X1: MAACANQRLERNVWQEVKPMGLPGVTRRLPAERLAAPGTPRGQSGPPGAGAPGRGVAAAAAMAGGKNMPKTRAGGVEKASPESAERKGPSRPRAGGENVFIGQSKIYSYLNPNKAPGARPPLQEENSVMYHEVKCQGKTLKETYRKGAGKKNGGKIVEGAVKSEDQKDKEGGCNPSVPSSDQNQETVETQKTPLPADSAEEANAKPAQKKMVKAKRGPRKKTQGRTPNRKVTDYYPVRRSSRKSKSELETEERRKIDELITSGKEEGMKIDYIDGKGRGVIATKHFNRGEFVVEYHGDLIEITDAKKREAVYAQDPSTGCYMYYFQYLSKTYCVDATKETNRLGRLINHSKCGNCQTKLHDIDGVPHLILIASRDIKAGEELLYDYGDRSKASIEAHPWLKH, from the exons ATGGCGGCTTGCGCCAATCAGAGGCTTGAGCGCAATGTTTGGCAGGAGGTTAAACCAATGGGGTTGCCAGGGGTAACGCGGCGTCTCCCTGCGGAGCGGTTGGCAGCGCCGGGGACTCCACGGGGACAGTCGGGGCCGCCCGGCGCGGGGGCTCCGGGGCGCGGGgtggccgccgccgccgccatggccGGAG GGAAGAACATGCCCAAGACCAGGGCGGGCGGCGTGGAGAAGGCAAGCCCCGAGAGCGCCGAGAGGAAGGGCCCTAGCCGCCCCCGGGCCGGCGGG GAGAATGTGTTTATTGGTCAGTCCAAAATCTACAGCTACCTGAATCCAAACAAAGCTCCTGGTGCTCGCCCCCCGCTTCAAGAAGAAAACTCTGTCATGTATCACGAGGTGAAATGTCAGGGCAAAACACTAAAGGAAACCTACAGGAAAGGAGCTG GAAAAAAGAATGGTGGCAAAATAGTTGAAGGTGCTGTTAAATCAGAAGACCAGAAGGATAAGGAAGGTGGGTGCAATCCTTCAGTGCCCTCCTCTGATCAAAACCAAGAAACTGTGGAAACCCAAAAGACTCCCCTGCCTGCAGACAGTGCTGAGGAGGCCAATGCAAAGCCAGCTCAGAAGAAGATGGTTAAAGCAAAACGAGGACCAAGGAAAAA AACACAAGGAAGAACACCAAACCGAAAAGTGACCGATTATTATCCTGTTAGAAGAAGTTCCAGGAAGAGTAAATCTGAATTGGAG ActgaggaaaggaggaaaatagaTGAGCTGATTACAAGtgggaaagaagaaggaatgAAG ATTGATTATATTGATGGCAAAGGGAGAGGAGTAATTGCTACTAAACATTTTAATCGAGGAGAATTTGTGGTTGAATATCATGGGGATCTCATTGAGATCACTGATGCCAAGAAACGAGAGGCTGTGTATGCTCAAGACCCATCCACAGGCTGCTACATGTACTATTTCCAGTACCTCAGCAAAACCTACTG TGTCGATGCTACGAAAGAAACGAATCGTCTGGGAAGGCTCATTAATCACAGCAAGTGTGGCAATTGTCAGACCAAGCTCCATGACATCGATGGTGTGCCTCATCTCATCCTCATAGCTTCCAGGGACATTAAGGCAGGTGAAGAACTGTTGTACGACTATGGAGACAGAAGCAAAGCTTCCATTGAAGCTCACCCATGGCTGAAACACTAA